A single window of Halotalea alkalilenta DNA harbors:
- a CDS encoding LLM class flavin-dependent oxidoreductase: protein MSNSDSKPRRQLRLGLFVQALGHHVGGWRHPEAKGSPTDIDWFGWIAETAERGGFDMFFVGDALATSVHRLPSTMSRLEPLTLLAALAGRTRHIGLAATASTTFDQPFHLARALASIDHISHGRAAWNVVTSFSEGAARNFSREDLPSHADRYALAQEFLEVTHALWDGWEEGAIVGDKARGIYADDDKIHPANHRGEHFSVEGPLNIARSPQGRPVIIEAGSSAAGQRLAAQTAEVVFTAAATLEEGQAFYRSQKRLVAAAGRNPDHLLVLPGVMPIVGHDRAEAQRTWEQLNQWVDIDNGIQQLSARFGFDLSAYPLDAPVPEVGEVEGGQSRVRLLTDLAAREGLTLRQLAAVAAGSRGHRVVVGDANDIADDFENWLEQGGADGFNVMPAVLPGQLELFVDLVIPELRRRGLFRENYEFDTLRENLGLPSVAENFANLRPLDDEHA from the coding sequence ATGAGCAACTCTGACAGCAAGCCTCGGCGACAGCTGAGGCTTGGCCTCTTCGTGCAGGCGCTGGGACACCACGTAGGTGGCTGGCGCCATCCCGAGGCGAAGGGCTCACCGACCGATATCGACTGGTTCGGCTGGATCGCCGAAACCGCGGAGCGTGGGGGCTTCGATATGTTCTTCGTCGGCGATGCGCTGGCCACCAGCGTGCATAGGCTGCCGTCGACGATGTCACGGCTCGAGCCGCTCACCCTGCTCGCCGCCCTCGCCGGGCGTACCCGCCACATCGGTCTGGCCGCGACCGCCTCGACGACATTCGACCAGCCATTCCACCTCGCGCGCGCACTTGCCTCGATCGACCACATCAGCCATGGCCGCGCGGCGTGGAACGTGGTCACCTCCTTTTCCGAAGGGGCTGCCCGTAATTTCAGCCGTGAGGACCTGCCGAGCCACGCCGATCGCTATGCGCTGGCTCAGGAGTTTCTCGAAGTGACCCATGCACTGTGGGATGGCTGGGAGGAGGGCGCGATCGTGGGCGACAAGGCACGCGGGATCTATGCCGATGACGACAAGATCCACCCAGCTAACCACCGCGGTGAGCATTTTTCCGTCGAGGGTCCGCTGAACATCGCTCGCTCGCCCCAGGGGCGGCCCGTGATCATCGAAGCCGGCTCCTCAGCCGCTGGACAGCGCCTCGCCGCGCAGACCGCCGAAGTGGTGTTCACCGCTGCCGCCACCCTGGAAGAAGGGCAGGCGTTCTACCGCAGCCAGAAGCGGCTGGTCGCGGCGGCAGGGCGCAATCCAGACCATCTGCTGGTGCTGCCTGGGGTGATGCCGATCGTTGGGCACGACCGCGCCGAGGCCCAGCGGACATGGGAGCAGCTCAATCAGTGGGTCGACATCGACAACGGCATCCAGCAGCTCTCCGCGCGTTTCGGTTTCGATCTGTCCGCTTATCCCCTCGATGCACCAGTGCCGGAGGTTGGCGAAGTGGAGGGCGGCCAGAGCCGTGTGCGTCTGCTCACCGACCTGGCTGCGCGCGAGGGGCTGACGCTGCGCCAGCTGGCGGCGGTAGCGGCAGGCTCCCGCGGGCACCGGGTGGTGGTCGGTGACGCGAATGATATCGCCGACGATTTCGAGAACTGGCTCGAGCAGGGCGGTGCCGATGGGTTCAACGTGATGCCCGCCGTCCTGCCCGGCCAGCTCGAGCTGTTCGTCGACCTGGTGATTCCCGAGCTGCGCCGCCGTGGATTGTTCCGCGAGAACTATGAATTCGACACCCTGCGCGAGAATCTCGGCTTGCCCAGCGTGGCCGAGAACTTCGCCAATCTGCGCCCCTTAGATGACGAGCACGCTTGA
- a CDS encoding MmgE/PrpD family protein, with protein sequence MNTSRTCSPSPGRLTNALAFAIQRSSPSDASARAAARRGVADFIASALPVATALVPDSGLGAVRETFAHGEPGDRAVLLGYLGHALDFDDYHAGMRGHPSTVVLPALLAAWERRPGSSEDFLSAYILGVEVAGRLGLAIGSRHYVAGFHSTATLGTIAAAAAVARLHRLDIERTSIALGLAATQAAGLRAQFGSAAKPLHAGLAARAGYESARLAALDFPANQEVLPGFLDTLGLGAARPERLLADWGAPWRIVTPGLEFKRYPTCGGTHGAADAALALRVRLVEAYGADRLDELIEHVVVQFPPGADVAPFIRLPKNGVEARFSLEYVIAAALLEGGVALSRFVEGPVDVRLAALAARVVREEDPAAPPDALDPDARFHRIILRLTSKRELIERVTRAEVVARPVDIDAKLAETLEGPALNRLRHHLALRGDRDIDALLEFLTLNGSTP encoded by the coding sequence ATGAATACTTCCCGTACTTGCTCACCGAGTCCTGGGCGTCTTACCAACGCGCTGGCGTTCGCCATCCAGCGTTCCTCCCCATCGGATGCTTCGGCGCGGGCGGCAGCACGCCGCGGGGTGGCTGATTTCATCGCCTCCGCGCTACCTGTTGCCACCGCTTTGGTACCCGATTCGGGCCTGGGCGCGGTGCGCGAGACGTTTGCCCATGGTGAACCTGGAGATCGGGCGGTGCTGCTCGGCTATCTCGGCCATGCGTTGGATTTCGACGATTATCATGCGGGCATGCGGGGGCATCCGAGCACGGTAGTCCTTCCCGCTCTGCTGGCGGCATGGGAGCGGCGCCCTGGGTCGAGCGAAGACTTTCTCAGCGCTTACATCCTGGGGGTGGAAGTCGCTGGAAGATTGGGGTTGGCGATAGGCTCGCGCCACTATGTCGCTGGTTTCCACTCGACGGCGACGCTTGGCACCATTGCGGCCGCCGCTGCGGTCGCCAGACTGCATCGTCTCGACATCGAGCGGACTTCGATAGCGCTCGGCCTTGCGGCGACCCAGGCCGCCGGTTTGCGTGCGCAGTTCGGCTCGGCCGCCAAACCCTTGCATGCTGGCCTTGCGGCTCGGGCGGGCTATGAGTCAGCAAGGCTGGCAGCGCTCGATTTTCCCGCCAACCAAGAGGTGTTGCCGGGTTTTCTCGACACCCTGGGGCTCGGCGCTGCTCGTCCCGAGAGACTGCTGGCGGATTGGGGAGCGCCATGGCGCATCGTCACGCCGGGTCTCGAGTTCAAGCGCTACCCTACCTGCGGCGGCACCCATGGTGCCGCGGATGCCGCGCTGGCGCTGCGCGTGCGGTTGGTCGAGGCCTATGGCGCCGATCGTCTGGACGAATTGATCGAGCACGTGGTGGTGCAGTTTCCGCCCGGTGCCGATGTCGCGCCGTTCATTCGCCTACCCAAAAACGGTGTCGAGGCGCGCTTCAGTCTCGAATACGTAATCGCCGCGGCGCTGCTGGAGGGCGGGGTGGCGCTTTCTCGTTTCGTCGAAGGGCCGGTGGATGTCCGCCTGGCCGCGCTGGCTGCGCGGGTGGTGCGCGAGGAAGATCCCGCTGCGCCGCCGGACGCGCTCGATCCCGACGCGCGTTTTCACCGCATCATCCTGCGCCTCACCTCCAAGCGCGAACTAATCGAGCGGGTGACCAGGGCCGAGGTCGTGGCGCGGCCGGTCGATATCGACGCCAAGCTCGCCGAGACGCTTGAGGGACCGGCGCTGAACCGGCTCCGCCACCATCTGGCGCTGCGGGGTGATCGGGACATCGACGCTCTGCTCGAATTTCTTACCCTGAACGGAAGCACTCCATGA
- a CDS encoding class I adenylate-forming enzyme family protein: MNPSTRNLAGVLDASVDRDQLAFIGLDSAMRASRYSFGQLDELANAVARGLLARGYARGERIAILASNSVEYLAVVLGTMRAGLVSVPVNYKLPRALIEYVVNDSGARLLLCDQARLALAPDGVDRLMLEGEGPDRLSQLLDPGPLEMFQPQGEEPAMILYTSGSTGKPKGVVLSHAAHLWVVRTRLQATSLSNERALIAAPFYHMNALALALLSLASRATTVLLAQFTAQAYLQAIERYRCTWLTAVPPMIAMILREPLESVDLSSVRVVRMGSAPVSASLLEQIHRLLPNARVINAYGTTEGGPVVFAAHPAGLVTPPLAVGCAHPEVSLRLRDEQGKESDQGVLELKSPGLMSGYHHRPDLASPFTADGYYVTGDVFHRGAEGFYTFVGRRDDMFVSGGENIYPGEIEKMLEGHPAVQQACVVPVEDEIKGYKPVAFVVLRAQALASEEELKAFSLEHAAAYQHPRRIWMLDALPLAGTNKIDRHALRMRAAQLWKNQL, from the coding sequence ATGAATCCATCCACCCGCAATTTGGCTGGCGTCCTCGACGCCAGCGTCGACCGTGATCAACTCGCCTTCATCGGTCTGGATAGCGCCATGCGGGCGTCCCGCTACAGCTTTGGCCAGCTCGATGAGCTGGCCAACGCCGTCGCCCGCGGGTTGCTCGCCCGTGGCTATGCGCGGGGCGAGCGTATCGCGATCCTGGCGTCCAACTCGGTGGAATATCTCGCCGTGGTACTCGGCACCATGCGCGCCGGGCTGGTTTCGGTGCCGGTCAACTACAAGCTGCCCAGGGCGTTGATCGAGTATGTGGTCAATGACAGCGGCGCCCGGCTGCTGCTTTGTGACCAGGCGCGACTGGCCCTGGCACCCGATGGCGTCGATCGCCTGATGCTCGAAGGAGAGGGACCAGACCGGCTGTCGCAGCTGCTCGACCCAGGGCCGCTTGAGATGTTCCAGCCGCAGGGGGAGGAGCCGGCGATGATCCTCTATACCTCCGGCTCCACCGGCAAGCCCAAGGGCGTGGTGCTCAGCCACGCAGCCCACCTGTGGGTGGTGCGCACCCGCCTGCAGGCGACATCGCTGTCCAATGAGCGGGCGTTGATCGCCGCGCCGTTCTACCACATGAACGCCTTGGCATTGGCGCTGCTGAGTCTTGCCTCCCGGGCGACCACGGTGCTGCTCGCGCAGTTCACCGCGCAGGCTTACCTGCAGGCCATAGAGCGCTATCGCTGCACCTGGCTCACCGCGGTACCGCCGATGATCGCGATGATCCTGCGCGAGCCTCTGGAGAGCGTGGATCTCTCCTCGGTACGGGTGGTGAGGATGGGCTCGGCCCCAGTGAGCGCCAGCCTGCTGGAGCAGATCCACCGCCTGCTGCCAAACGCGCGGGTGATCAACGCCTACGGCACCACCGAAGGTGGGCCTGTGGTGTTCGCGGCGCACCCCGCGGGGCTTGTGACCCCGCCGCTGGCGGTGGGCTGCGCCCATCCCGAGGTCAGCCTGCGCCTGCGCGACGAGCAGGGTAAGGAGAGTGACCAGGGGGTGCTCGAGCTGAAAAGCCCAGGGCTGATGTCCGGTTATCATCACCGCCCCGACCTGGCGAGCCCGTTCACCGCGGATGGCTACTATGTCACCGGAGACGTGTTCCATCGCGGCGCCGAAGGTTTCTACACCTTCGTCGGGCGCCGCGATGACATGTTCGTCAGCGGTGGCGAGAACATCTACCCCGGCGAGATCGAGAAGATGCTGGAGGGCCACCCTGCGGTGCAGCAAGCCTGCGTAGTGCCGGTCGAGGACGAGATCAAGGGCTACAAGCCGGTCGCTTTCGTGGTGCTGCGCGCCCAGGCGCTTGCGAGCGAGGAGGAGTTGAAGGCATTCAGCCTGGAGCACGCCGCGGCCTACCAGCATCCGCGCCGGATCTGGATGCTCGACGCATTGCCACTGGCCGGGACCAACAAGATCGATCGCCACGCCCTGCGTATGCGCGCGGCTCAGCTGTGGAAAAACCAGCTATGA
- a CDS encoding VOC family protein, producing the protein MSAELDHLVINTRFDTDAAAELFAALGFTLTPRGYHSLGSINHLIVFEQGYLELIGLPSGTDRLRQEVLESPVGIDGLVLACDDPIATHERLVRQGFAAQPVQRFSRPVEVDGVEQEARFATVRLPGEFAAGRVYFCHHETPELVWRREWLGHANGVSGIARLTVVSAEPEESARRYARLGGFDGDFQLDIVDAQALVARFGVLAWMGVQPPERFAAISLRCADPSLLAQRASALGLAHGPTPAGVVVSIPAFATLLEFVQ; encoded by the coding sequence ATGAGCGCCGAACTCGATCACCTGGTGATCAATACCCGCTTCGACACCGATGCCGCCGCCGAGCTTTTCGCCGCACTCGGTTTCACCCTGACCCCACGCGGCTACCATTCGCTGGGGTCGATCAACCATCTGATCGTGTTCGAGCAAGGCTATCTGGAGCTGATCGGCCTGCCCTCGGGTACCGACAGGCTGCGTCAGGAAGTGTTGGAAAGCCCGGTCGGCATCGATGGCCTGGTGCTCGCCTGCGATGATCCCATCGCGACCCATGAGAGGCTGGTGCGCCAGGGCTTTGCGGCCCAGCCGGTGCAGCGGTTCTCTCGTCCGGTGGAAGTCGATGGCGTCGAGCAGGAGGCGCGTTTCGCCACGGTTCGCCTTCCCGGTGAGTTCGCCGCGGGCCGGGTTTACTTTTGCCACCACGAGACTCCTGAACTGGTCTGGCGGCGGGAGTGGCTCGGCCATGCCAACGGCGTCAGCGGCATTGCACGGCTCACCGTGGTGAGCGCCGAGCCCGAGGAGAGCGCCCGGCGCTATGCCAGGCTTGGCGGCTTCGATGGCGACTTCCAGCTCGATATCGTCGATGCGCAGGCGCTGGTGGCGCGCTTCGGCGTGCTCGCCTGGATGGGAGTGCAGCCTCCTGAACGCTTCGCCGCCATCAGCCTGCGCTGCGCCGACCCGTCGCTGCTTGCTCAGCGCGCCTCAGCCCTGGGGTTGGCGCATGGCCCCACGCCGGCGGGTGTAGTCGTCTCTATTCCCGCATTTGCCACTCTGCTCGAGTTCGTCCAATGA
- a CDS encoding PaaI family thioesterase gives MTEAIPTPADIQARLLKGPYHQWLGLQVVSVGEGSIELSAKWREEWVVNLEGGYTHGGILAALVDLTADWALVSKTGRGVPTIDLRVDYHRPAKGDLRATGRVIKFGRQVSVAEAQVFDSEGRLVASGRGVYSTPDSAPAKA, from the coding sequence ATGACCGAAGCAATTCCAACCCCCGCCGATATCCAGGCCAGGCTGCTCAAGGGCCCTTACCATCAATGGCTCGGGCTGCAGGTGGTGTCCGTTGGCGAGGGCAGTATCGAACTGAGCGCCAAATGGCGCGAAGAATGGGTCGTCAACCTCGAGGGCGGCTATACCCACGGGGGGATCCTCGCCGCGCTGGTGGATTTGACCGCCGACTGGGCCTTGGTCTCCAAGACCGGTAGGGGAGTGCCCACCATCGATCTGCGCGTGGACTACCATCGTCCGGCGAAGGGCGACCTGCGTGCGACCGGTAGGGTGATCAAGTTCGGCAGGCAGGTATCGGTAGCCGAGGCGCAGGTCTTCGATAGCGAAGGGCGCCTGGTGGCGAGCGGCCGCGGAGTGTATTCCACGCCCGATTCCGCCCCGGCGAAGGCCTAG
- a CDS encoding zinc-binding dehydrogenase, translating to MSKTMKALVLDEHGDLDRLHVVTDKPVPAAGEGHVVVRVGASSFNYHDVFTVNGMPGIKVPLPVVIGLDLAGTVSEVGAGVEGWQVGDRVLVNPLKPGVGLMGEMTDGGMAEYALVDARQLIRLPDAVSFEQAAALPVAYGTAHRMLITHATVKAGDRVLILGASGGVGTACVILAKLLGAEVIACAGSERKGEQLKALGADQVVNYRTTDFSKWAIGQYGKPQRRTFEGGVDVVINFTGGDTWVPSLKCLKRGGTLLVCGATAGYAPAEDLRYVWSFELNIKGSNSFYEEDLVALLELIATGKVDPAIDRVLPLAQAAEGLALIRDREVLGKVIVAP from the coding sequence GTGAGTAAAACCATGAAAGCGCTGGTGCTCGATGAGCATGGCGACCTGGACCGCCTGCACGTGGTCACCGACAAGCCGGTGCCGGCGGCTGGCGAAGGACATGTCGTCGTTCGCGTCGGTGCCTCGTCGTTCAACTATCACGATGTGTTCACGGTCAATGGGATGCCCGGCATCAAGGTGCCGTTGCCGGTGGTGATCGGTCTCGACCTGGCCGGCACGGTGAGCGAGGTGGGAGCAGGTGTCGAGGGTTGGCAGGTGGGTGATCGGGTGTTGGTCAACCCGCTCAAGCCCGGTGTCGGACTGATGGGGGAGATGACCGATGGCGGCATGGCGGAGTATGCGCTGGTCGATGCTCGGCAGCTGATCCGGCTGCCCGATGCGGTGAGCTTCGAGCAGGCGGCAGCCTTGCCGGTGGCCTATGGTACCGCGCACAGGATGCTGATCACCCATGCCACGGTGAAGGCGGGCGATCGCGTGCTGATCCTCGGTGCCAGCGGCGGGGTGGGTACTGCCTGCGTGATCCTGGCGAAGCTGCTCGGTGCCGAGGTGATCGCCTGCGCCGGCAGCGAGAGGAAGGGCGAGCAGCTTAAGGCGCTGGGGGCCGACCAGGTGGTCAACTACCGGACCACCGACTTCTCGAAATGGGCGATCGGCCAGTATGGCAAGCCTCAGCGGCGCACTTTCGAGGGCGGCGTCGACGTGGTGATCAACTTCACCGGCGGTGACACCTGGGTGCCGTCTCTGAAGTGTCTCAAGCGCGGCGGCACCCTGCTGGTCTGCGGTGCCACGGCGGGCTACGCCCCGGCCGAGGATCTGCGCTACGTCTGGAGCTTCGAGCTCAATATCAAAGGCTCCAACAGCTTCTATGAGGAGGACCTGGTCGCGCTGCTCGAACTCATCGCCACCGGCAAGGTGGACCCGGCGATCGACCGCGTGCTGCCGTTGGCGCAGGCGGCCGAGGGCCTGGCGCTGATCCGTGACCGCGAGGTGCTGGGCAAGGTGATCGTGGCGCCCTGA
- a CDS encoding ABC transporter substrate-binding protein: MRKVLAVAVLAVTPLLSFSVQAAEKVRIGYWTSGVSLGYGSVLESKDFLAERGIDAEFVHFPDVNAPMRALAAGSIDLAFGAPLAGVFSTAAEGVPVKIFAATQPADVQFVVPEDSSIESLDELRGKKIGMSPAGSSVAVIASAVLAGNYGIGSNDFSLVGGNESRLAQFLVQKQVDGAALRSVTIAQLGDELKVKRLGSFAEEWRKLTDSDSVPYIGVGAVNAGLVDEHPETVARVIAALRDTLAWGEAHPDEVVSILQSSANLPEHDARVYVGQWNAMNRVAFEPEDIETLKRQHQVFADSGLIRGELDDSLFATQPYAQAEQLR; this comes from the coding sequence ATGCGTAAGGTGCTTGCCGTCGCTGTCCTGGCAGTGACCCCCCTGTTGAGCTTTTCGGTCCAAGCCGCGGAGAAAGTCCGCATCGGCTATTGGACCAGCGGCGTCAGTCTCGGCTATGGCTCGGTGCTGGAGTCCAAGGATTTCCTCGCCGAACGCGGGATCGATGCCGAGTTCGTTCACTTCCCCGATGTCAACGCACCGATGCGCGCGCTCGCCGCCGGTTCGATCGACCTTGCCTTTGGTGCGCCGTTGGCCGGCGTGTTCAGTACCGCGGCCGAAGGCGTGCCGGTCAAGATCTTCGCCGCCACCCAGCCCGCCGACGTTCAGTTCGTGGTGCCGGAGGACTCGTCGATCGAGTCGCTGGACGAGCTGCGCGGCAAGAAGATCGGGATGTCGCCTGCCGGTTCATCGGTCGCGGTGATCGCAAGCGCCGTGCTCGCGGGCAATTACGGCATCGGCAGCAATGATTTCTCGCTGGTCGGCGGCAACGAATCGCGCCTGGCCCAGTTCCTGGTCCAGAAGCAGGTGGACGGTGCCGCGCTGCGCTCGGTGACCATCGCCCAGCTCGGTGATGAATTGAAGGTCAAGCGGCTCGGCAGCTTCGCCGAGGAGTGGCGCAAGCTGACCGATTCCGATTCCGTGCCCTACATCGGCGTTGGCGCGGTCAACGCTGGACTGGTCGATGAGCACCCCGAGACCGTCGCACGAGTGATCGCGGCGCTGCGTGACACCCTGGCATGGGGCGAGGCGCATCCCGACGAGGTGGTCTCGATCCTGCAAAGCAGTGCCAATCTGCCGGAGCATGACGCGCGGGTCTATGTCGGCCAGTGGAATGCGATGAACCGAGTGGCCTTCGAGCCGGAGGATATCGAGACGCTCAAGCGCCAGCATCAGGTGTTCGCCGACAGCGGCCTGATCAGGGGTGAGCTCGACGACAGCCTGTTCGCCACCCAACCCTATGCTCAAGCCGAGCAGCTGCGATGA
- a CDS encoding ABC transporter permease has product MTMETSKRILSLLLQRGVLIAVFLLLWWYAAGRLPSFVLPGPERVFYAFNGLVHSATFLHDLGATMGRVFSGFVLATLIGTPLGLALGSSRALARFFEPILAVLNTVSSAIWAIFAIIWFGISDATTIFVVFMTAMPLILTNVWQGAQTVERQFIDLARSFRMSRWQILVKISLPSILPYFFSGARLAFGFGWRVSLVAETLGASDGIGYRLRQAADLVQSDQVFAWTLLLVALMLLLEAGVLKPLERWLFRWKTPSR; this is encoded by the coding sequence ATGACGATGGAAACCAGCAAACGCATCCTCAGCTTGCTGCTGCAGCGTGGCGTATTGATCGCCGTTTTCCTGCTGCTGTGGTGGTATGCCGCCGGGCGGCTTCCTTCCTTCGTGCTGCCGGGGCCCGAGCGGGTCTTCTATGCGTTCAATGGCCTGGTGCACAGTGCCACCTTCCTGCATGACCTGGGCGCTACCATGGGCCGGGTGTTCAGCGGCTTCGTCCTGGCTACGCTGATCGGTACGCCGCTCGGCCTCGCGCTGGGATCGAGCCGGGCGCTGGCTCGCTTCTTCGAGCCGATCCTCGCCGTGCTCAACACCGTGTCCTCAGCGATCTGGGCGATCTTCGCGATCATCTGGTTCGGTATTTCGGACGCGACCACGATCTTCGTGGTGTTCATGACCGCGATGCCGTTGATCCTCACCAACGTCTGGCAGGGCGCACAGACCGTGGAGCGCCAGTTCATCGATCTGGCGCGTTCGTTTCGCATGTCGCGCTGGCAGATCCTGGTGAAGATCTCGCTGCCGAGCATCCTGCCGTACTTCTTCTCCGGTGCGCGTCTCGCGTTCGGTTTTGGCTGGCGCGTGTCGCTGGTGGCTGAAACCCTGGGCGCGTCCGACGGTATCGGCTATCGACTTCGCCAAGCCGCCGACCTGGTCCAGAGCGATCAGGTGTTCGCATGGACGCTGCTATTGGTCGCGCTGATGCTGCTGCTCGAGGCGGGAGTGCTCAAACCGCTGGAACGCTGGTTATTTCGTTGGAAAACCCCTAGTCGCTGA
- a CDS encoding ABC transporter ATP-binding protein: protein MNAPSSLAVAVPALSLKDIGKHFDGLEALRGISLDVAKGEIVALLGTSGCGKSTLLNIVSGLLPADRGELRIDGQPASSFRDWRQIAYMFQEDRLLPWRSIRANVAFGLEAQRSRRAERIIKAEEALRLVELEGFARAWPHQLSGGMRSRVALARSLVVEPQILLMDEPFSKLDPQTRAQMHQELLRLQRLKNITVVFVTHDVEEAVVLADRVVVLEPRPGRIRAIKPLDLARPRIPTDLAVSEQVRQLRMAL, encoded by the coding sequence ATGAATGCTCCGTCTTCGCTGGCGGTCGCCGTGCCTGCGCTCTCTTTGAAGGATATCGGTAAGCACTTCGATGGCCTGGAGGCGCTGCGCGGCATTTCGCTGGATGTCGCCAAAGGAGAGATCGTCGCTCTGCTCGGTACCTCCGGCTGTGGCAAGAGCACCTTGCTCAATATCGTCTCAGGGCTGCTGCCGGCCGACCGCGGTGAGCTGCGTATCGATGGCCAGCCGGCGAGCAGCTTTCGCGACTGGCGGCAGATCGCCTACATGTTCCAGGAAGACCGCCTGCTGCCCTGGCGCAGCATCCGGGCCAACGTGGCGTTCGGTCTCGAGGCACAGCGCTCGCGTCGAGCCGAGCGCATCATCAAGGCCGAGGAGGCGCTGCGTCTGGTCGAGCTCGAGGGCTTCGCACGCGCCTGGCCGCATCAGCTCTCCGGCGGCATGCGCAGCCGGGTGGCGTTGGCACGCAGTCTGGTGGTGGAGCCACAGATCCTGCTGATGGACGAGCCCTTCTCCAAGCTGGACCCGCAGACGCGAGCGCAAATGCATCAGGAGCTGTTGCGCTTGCAGCGACTCAAGAACATCACCGTGGTGTTCGTCACCCATGATGTGGAAGAGGCGGTGGTGCTGGCGGATCGCGTGGTGGTGCTGGAGCCGCGTCCTGGTCGCATTCGCGCGATCAAACCGCTCGACTTGGCGCGTCCGCGCATCCCGACGGACTTGGCGGTGAGTGAGCAGGTCCGGCAACTACGGATGGCGCTATGA
- a CDS encoding GntR family transcriptional regulator has product MPDADPSLTAIPSSQGDAAYRRIRRDILSCRLLPGSRHTEPELMDVYGIGKSSCRIALTRLCHEHLLASLPRKGYQVAPVTVKDVEEVFALRAQLEPLAARLAVERVDIERLRVLEAACRVMHPAPLPEQIDVFMDANKAFHLEIARAAGNERLLRTLSGLMDEMTRLVALGFNVQGTKPEIKHDHNAMIKAFEERDGKRAELIARRHIETFQAMTLEKVYASLSESGVSLPLLMARLS; this is encoded by the coding sequence ATGCCCGACGCAGACCCTTCGCTTACAGCTATTCCCAGCTCTCAAGGTGATGCCGCGTACAGGCGCATTCGTCGAGATATCCTCAGTTGTCGGCTGCTGCCTGGATCGAGGCACACCGAGCCCGAATTGATGGATGTCTATGGGATCGGAAAGAGTAGCTGTCGTATCGCACTGACGCGTCTGTGTCATGAGCACTTGCTCGCATCGCTGCCGCGCAAGGGCTACCAGGTCGCGCCCGTCACGGTCAAGGACGTCGAAGAGGTGTTCGCCCTGCGCGCGCAGTTGGAGCCATTGGCGGCGAGACTGGCGGTGGAGCGGGTGGACATCGAGCGGCTGCGGGTCCTGGAGGCTGCGTGCCGGGTCATGCATCCCGCGCCGCTGCCCGAGCAGATCGATGTGTTCATGGATGCCAACAAGGCTTTCCATCTCGAGATCGCCCGGGCGGCCGGTAATGAGCGGCTGCTGCGTACCCTCTCGGGACTGATGGATGAGATGACCCGGCTGGTGGCGCTGGGCTTCAACGTGCAGGGCACCAAGCCTGAGATCAAGCACGACCACAATGCGATGATCAAAGCCTTCGAGGAGCGGGATGGGAAGCGTGCCGAGCTGATCGCGCGCCGGCATATCGAGACCTTCCAGGCGATGACCTTGGAGAAGGTGTACGCCAGTTTGAGCGAGTCAGGTGTCTCGCTGCCGTTGCTGATGGCGAGGTTGTCGTGA